In Thermofilaceae archaeon, a single genomic region encodes these proteins:
- the pstC gene encoding phosphate ABC transporter permease subunit PstC: MDVLKIALAPAALVLVLTSVTIVGILFVESLDAWRHEGLGLLLNADWEPSEWERGRYGMLAPLLGSLLTAGLATLMAVSISVAVAVFVNEYAPEWLRGLISLALYAMAALPTIVYGMWGLAVVSPLIRQSGLPLLCARGSPTGQSLFTAGLVVGLMITPFSAAMALEAYRAFPFTYIEALHSLGAKGFERARIVLGYIKNSIIAAAFLSFGRAVGETTIVALTVGNAFNVPLCPFEPAHTITSVIASQFGNAFLYPGMQSSLMAAALVMLLGSSVSTSLGLRLARAAASRAAGEQA; this comes from the coding sequence GTGGATGTGCTTAAGATAGCGCTAGCGCCGGCTGCTCTGGTACTCGTTCTCACATCGGTGACCATCGTTGGCATCCTATTCGTGGAGTCGCTGGATGCGTGGAGGCACGAGGGGTTGGGGCTTCTACTTAACGCCGACTGGGAACCCAGTGAGTGGGAGCGCGGAAGGTACGGTATGCTGGCCCCCCTTCTCGGCTCACTACTTACAGCTGGCTTAGCCACTCTGATGGCGGTTTCCATTTCGGTGGCGGTGGCCGTGTTCGTCAACGAGTATGCTCCCGAATGGTTACGCGGCTTGATCAGCCTAGCTCTCTACGCGATGGCCGCCCTACCGACGATCGTCTACGGCATGTGGGGGTTGGCGGTAGTCTCCCCTCTGATCAGGCAGAGCGGTCTCCCCCTGCTCTGCGCTCGAGGTTCACCAACCGGCCAATCATTGTTCACGGCCGGCCTGGTGGTGGGGCTTATGATTACCCCCTTCTCCGCCGCCATGGCGCTGGAGGCCTACCGCGCTTTCCCCTTCACTTACATTGAGGCCCTCCACAGCTTGGGTGCGAAGGGGTTTGAGCGGGCCAGAATCGTTCTCGGCTACATCAAGAACAGCATCATTGCAGCTGCCTTTCTGAGCTTCGGTAGAGCGGTGGGTGAAACAACGATCGTGGCCTTGACCGTGGGCAATGCGTTCAACGTGCCGCTCTGCCCCTTCGAGCCCGCTCACACGATCACAAGCGTAATCGCAAGCCAGTTTGGTAACGCCTTCCTCTACCCCGGCATGCAGAGCTCCCTTATGGCGGCCGCCCTGGTGATGCTGCTGGGGAGCTCGGTGAGCACCTCGCTCGGTCTGCGTCTCGCTAGAGCTGCAGCCAGTAGGGCTGCAGGTGAGCAGGCGTGA
- a CDS encoding uroporphyrinogen decarboxylase family protein: MLARTLKGAFTAAEEPVGAGFEEHNRMVERLWRDFRENKHERVPVLWSMNDRMIVLHAKRNLRGFTYHQVYSDPEAMLQVQLEFERWRRLNVWADWEMGLPREWSVSVCFHNVYESAWLGAPLYFPSNSVPDVRPFLMSESDVRSFIARGTPDPFSGFMARVRRFYEYFLEKKESGFTYLDRPIGQVGAPIGTDGPFTVAYNITGGFVLKLLYRNRRLAEEFLWFLTEAIIERMKAWHRLLKVQFPYEGFGFADDAIQNLSPGVYREVVLPLHREIVRTFCAGRPSIHLCGSVMHLLRVLKEELNIAAIDTGFPIDLGKAREVLGDDVLIRGGVRVVTLEHGPLEKIEEEVRAVLSSGVVKGRRFIFGEANNVTPGTPEQHLNYTYELVRRHGRFEE, encoded by the coding sequence ATGCTCGCCCGCACTCTCAAGGGGGCGTTTACGGCAGCTGAGGAGCCCGTTGGGGCGGGCTTTGAGGAGCATAACAGGATGGTGGAGCGGCTTTGGCGGGATTTCAGGGAGAACAAGCACGAGAGGGTTCCGGTTCTATGGAGCATGAACGATCGAATGATTGTTCTCCACGCGAAGCGGAATCTGCGGGGCTTCACCTACCACCAGGTGTACAGCGATCCTGAGGCGATGCTGCAGGTACAGCTGGAGTTCGAGCGGTGGAGGCGGTTAAATGTTTGGGCCGACTGGGAGATGGGGCTGCCAAGGGAGTGGTCGGTCAGCGTCTGCTTCCACAACGTCTACGAGTCTGCCTGGCTCGGCGCACCGCTGTACTTTCCTTCCAATAGTGTGCCCGATGTGAGACCCTTCCTGATGAGCGAGAGCGATGTTAGGAGCTTTATCGCGAGGGGTACCCCCGACCCCTTCTCGGGCTTTATGGCCAGGGTGAGGAGGTTTTACGAGTACTTCCTGGAGAAGAAGGAGAGCGGCTTTACGTACCTGGATAGGCCGATAGGCCAGGTTGGGGCACCGATCGGAACTGACGGTCCCTTCACAGTCGCGTACAACATAACGGGAGGCTTTGTCTTAAAGCTCCTGTATAGGAACAGGAGGCTGGCGGAAGAGTTCCTCTGGTTCTTGACGGAGGCAATCATCGAGAGGATGAAGGCATGGCACAGGCTGCTGAAGGTGCAGTTCCCCTACGAGGGCTTTGGCTTCGCTGACGACGCGATCCAGAACCTCTCACCTGGGGTGTACAGGGAGGTGGTTCTACCCCTGCACAGGGAGATCGTGAGGACCTTCTGCGCCGGTAGGCCCTCCATCCACCTCTGCGGGTCGGTGATGCACCTCCTCAGGGTGCTCAAGGAGGAGCTGAACATCGCCGCTATTGACACGGGGTTCCCGATCGACTTGGGGAAGGCCCGTGAGGTGCTGGGCGATGATGTGCTCATAAGGGGTGGAGTAAGGGTCGTTACGCTCGAGCACGGACCCCTGGAGAAGATCGAGGAGGAGGTGAGAGCCGTACTCAGCTCTGGTGTTGTAAAGGGCAGGCGGTTTATCTTCGGGGAGGCGAACAACGTAACTCCGGGTACGCCGGAGCAGCATTTGAACTATACGTACGAGCTGGTACGGAGGCACGGGCGCTTCGAGGAGTAG
- a CDS encoding phosphate ABC transporter ATP-binding protein, translating to MEAAVRIEGLNVWYGSFKALSDVSLLVPTGTVYAILGPSGCGKSTLLRTINKLILLRRGVRVEGKVEVLGVDVYNSSNADGVLSKVGIVFQTPNPFPHLSVYDNVAIGPKLRGTARGRELDKLVRWALEKAGLWEEVKDRLRKPASDLSGGQQQRLCIARALAMKPSLLLMDEPTANLDPLNAAKIEELVKELSREITIIIVTHDAEQAKRLASHGALLFMGRVISEGPISSILSESYNDILQKLVNDRLAAREAKQAA from the coding sequence ATGGAGGCCGCTGTCAGAATCGAGGGCTTGAACGTGTGGTACGGGAGCTTCAAAGCGTTGAGCGACGTCTCGCTCCTCGTTCCAACCGGCACGGTCTACGCCATCCTCGGTCCATCTGGCTGCGGGAAATCCACGCTCTTGAGGACGATCAACAAGCTCATTCTCCTCCGAAGGGGGGTGAGGGTGGAGGGCAAGGTCGAGGTTCTGGGCGTCGATGTTTACAACAGCTCGAACGCTGACGGCGTCCTCTCCAAGGTGGGCATTGTGTTCCAGACGCCGAACCCCTTCCCCCACCTCTCCGTTTACGACAACGTGGCGATAGGCCCCAAGCTGCGCGGAACCGCTAGAGGCCGGGAGCTGGACAAGCTGGTGAGGTGGGCTCTCGAGAAGGCTGGGCTTTGGGAGGAGGTGAAGGATAGGCTGAGGAAGCCGGCCTCCGACCTGAGCGGGGGGCAGCAGCAGCGGCTCTGCATCGCGAGAGCCCTCGCGATGAAGCCGAGCCTCCTCCTCATGGATGAGCCGACCGCCAACCTGGATCCGTTGAACGCGGCGAAGATAGAGGAGCTCGTGAAGGAGCTCTCCCGCGAGATAACGATCATCATCGTCACCCACGACGCGGAGCAGGCGAAGAGGTTGGCAAGTCACGGGGCGCTGCTCTTCATGGGCAGGGTGATCTCCGAGGGTCCCATCTCATCAATCCTGAGTGAATCCTACAACGACATTCTTCAGAAGCTGGTCAACGACCGGCTTGCAGCCCGAGAGGCGAAACAAGCCGCTTGA
- a CDS encoding ABC transporter permease subunit, which yields MNFHELSRSVKDRLVFAAVALATLSLLAAGAHLILTAVVEGLPVLLERGVALVLEPPGPPGGRLGGLGPSLVGTLVMVSLASLAGVAIGVPAGILMSEYPDGWLSRAAARALQLIAELPSIIVGLAVFTLLVIPMGRPSAIAGAVSLCITALPYIAAQTRESLAAIPLSYREAAFSLGLPRWKAVLMILVPMNFRGIATAALLGTMRALGETAPVLFTAGAAFFAFYGLDRPSSTLSLLIFFFAQTPYENWKRLAWAAVLLLAALSMGLAFAVRKLSGEVRL from the coding sequence GTGAACTTCCACGAGCTATCTAGGAGCGTTAAGGATAGGCTTGTGTTCGCTGCCGTAGCGCTCGCCACCCTGTCGCTCCTTGCGGCAGGAGCCCACCTCATCCTGACGGCTGTCGTTGAGGGTCTACCTGTGCTGCTCGAGCGCGGGGTTGCTCTCGTACTCGAACCCCCGGGGCCGCCCGGCGGGAGGTTGGGCGGGCTCGGCCCCTCGCTCGTTGGAACCCTCGTGATGGTCTCGCTGGCGTCTCTCGCTGGGGTGGCGATCGGCGTTCCAGCCGGCATACTGATGTCGGAGTACCCGGACGGGTGGCTTTCGAGGGCTGCGGCTAGAGCTCTGCAACTGATCGCGGAACTACCCTCGATCATCGTGGGGTTAGCCGTGTTCACTCTGCTGGTCATCCCAATGGGAAGGCCCTCAGCCATCGCCGGAGCCGTTAGCCTCTGCATCACTGCACTCCCCTACATCGCCGCTCAGACGCGGGAGAGCCTTGCCGCCATCCCACTGAGCTACCGTGAGGCCGCGTTCTCTCTGGGCCTGCCGAGATGGAAGGCTGTGCTGATGATCCTCGTCCCCATGAACTTCAGGGGTATCGCTACCGCTGCGCTGCTTGGGACGATGAGGGCTCTGGGCGAGACCGCGCCCGTGCTGTTCACAGCCGGGGCCGCTTTCTTCGCCTTCTACGGGCTCGACCGGCCTTCAAGCACCCTCTCCCTCCTCATCTTCTTCTTCGCTCAGACGCCCTACGAGAACTGGAAGAGGTTGGCATGGGCTGCCGTCCTCCTCCTCGCAGCCCTATCAATGGGGCTCGCTTTCGCCGTTAGGAAGCTTTCGGGTGAGGTGAGGCTGTGA
- a CDS encoding sugar phosphate isomerase/epimerase family protein, with protein sequence MEWSVWTSWLVELPIEEALDCFLSWGFASLELSVEHFNELLARSGEEAYLDDTESFKNRALALASRGPIDPTCLSDVEFVHAHGPFSPFNLKSPSELDKSVKIVKKWIQWCIKIPVDVLVCHPFRVEGMSEEGLEELNLSGFRALEPEARDCGVILAVENMGRGYGSKAVHLLRIIESCENVALCVDTGHANLEAYRGRVHDLIDEAGRWMVATHLSDNDGSSDQHLFPGRGSIGWERVFASIVAAGYEKPINLEIPGELREYPDPQKRLEHLKHQLRLLEQRFRG encoded by the coding sequence GTGGAGTGGAGCGTTTGGACTTCATGGCTGGTTGAGCTCCCGATCGAAGAGGCCCTCGATTGCTTCCTCTCCTGGGGCTTCGCTAGCTTAGAGCTCTCGGTCGAGCACTTTAACGAGCTTCTAGCTAGGAGCGGTGAAGAAGCTTACCTGGATGATACTGAGAGCTTCAAAAACAGGGCTCTCGCGCTAGCCAGTAGGGGGCCTATCGACCCCACGTGCTTGAGCGATGTTGAGTTTGTGCACGCGCACGGCCCCTTTAGCCCTTTCAACCTGAAATCTCCCAGTGAGCTGGACAAGTCGGTGAAGATAGTCAAGAAGTGGATACAGTGGTGCATCAAGATCCCGGTTGACGTTCTCGTTTGCCACCCCTTCAGAGTGGAAGGCATGAGCGAAGAGGGGCTCGAGGAGTTGAACTTAAGCGGCTTTAGAGCGCTCGAGCCTGAGGCTAGAGATTGCGGCGTGATCCTGGCTGTAGAGAACATGGGGCGGGGGTACGGGTCGAAAGCTGTGCACCTGCTGAGGATCATAGAGTCCTGCGAAAACGTTGCACTCTGCGTTGACACGGGGCATGCTAACCTGGAAGCCTACAGGGGCAGGGTTCACGATCTAATCGACGAGGCGGGCCGATGGATGGTAGCCACGCATCTGAGCGACAACGATGGGAGCAGCGATCAACACCTCTTCCCCGGTAGAGGCTCGATAGGTTGGGAAAGAGTTTTCGCGTCGATCGTGGCAGCCGGCTACGAGAAGCCTATCAACCTCGAGATCCCCGGGGAGCTGCGGGAATACCCCGATCCTCAGAAACGCCTCGAGCACCTCAAACACCAACTCCGTCTACTAGAGCAACGGTTTAGGGGGTAG
- a CDS encoding zinc-binding dehydrogenase — translation MRGRVAYLVEKGRLELREEEVRAPRGSEILVRVRGCGICTGDLYAFQGYSVWFSLPAALGHEAVGEVVELGPNATRFKRGDRVAVLGGPGYADYLIVDESNAEPIPPGVAFEHAIGEPLACAVNGVRLAAPQFGDTVAVVGVGFMGLLLVQALSRMGLDRLAAIDVRDDRLKLAEEFGASMSVNPMRDDIRRLAAELGGFDIVIEATGSPKGVDVATQLVRRKGKLCIFSFHPQPVQVDLAAWDAKGLEVLMTNPNRAEDMRLCLRIAMRMLARRVFTMERLITHVWPLSEIQRAFEYAASKPADYIKGVIAP, via the coding sequence GTGAGAGGGAGGGTTGCATACCTCGTTGAGAAGGGTAGGCTCGAACTGCGTGAGGAGGAGGTGAGGGCTCCACGCGGGTCCGAAATCCTCGTGAGAGTGAGAGGGTGCGGGATCTGCACGGGAGACCTCTACGCCTTCCAGGGCTATTCTGTCTGGTTCAGCCTGCCCGCAGCGCTGGGCCACGAGGCTGTGGGGGAGGTCGTTGAGCTCGGCCCCAACGCCACCAGGTTCAAGAGGGGCGATAGGGTTGCCGTGCTCGGCGGTCCTGGCTACGCTGACTACCTGATCGTCGATGAGAGTAACGCTGAGCCGATACCACCGGGCGTGGCTTTCGAGCATGCGATTGGAGAGCCGCTGGCCTGCGCAGTCAACGGAGTGAGGCTGGCTGCCCCTCAGTTCGGCGACACCGTCGCCGTGGTCGGCGTGGGCTTCATGGGTCTTCTACTGGTGCAAGCTTTGAGTAGGATGGGCCTCGATAGGCTCGCCGCGATAGACGTGAGGGATGATAGGTTAAAGCTGGCTGAAGAGTTCGGAGCTAGCATGTCGGTTAACCCTATGCGCGACGATATTAGGAGGCTGGCCGCCGAGCTCGGCGGTTTCGACATAGTGATTGAAGCGACGGGGTCCCCGAAGGGCGTTGATGTAGCCACCCAGCTGGTGAGGAGGAAGGGGAAGCTATGCATCTTCAGTTTCCACCCCCAGCCCGTGCAGGTGGATCTCGCAGCGTGGGACGCAAAGGGCCTCGAGGTGCTAATGACGAACCCCAACCGGGCGGAGGACATGCGCCTCTGCCTGCGCATCGCCATGAGAATGCTCGCTAGGAGGGTCTTCACGATGGAAAGGCTCATCACCCATGTTTGGCCGCTCAGCGAGATACAGAGGGCTTTCGAGTACGCCGCCTCCAAGCCGGCCGATTACATCAAGGGCGTTATCGCTCCCTAG
- a CDS encoding PIN domain-containing protein, giving the protein MACVIDANVFLEVLYKRGKWEESRALLEKVKAGAARAYVLHFTLHGICALLGKPELVSRFLAELSTWRGIEVVETTVEDEILACELAGAKGLDFDDGLVYYLAKRLRVPIVSYDRDFDGLDVERLEPGEALRRLEER; this is encoded by the coding sequence ATGGCCTGCGTGATCGACGCTAACGTTTTCCTGGAGGTCTTGTACAAAAGGGGTAAGTGGGAGGAATCGAGGGCCCTGCTTGAAAAAGTGAAGGCTGGGGCCGCTAGGGCTTACGTCCTCCACTTCACTCTACACGGAATCTGTGCGCTTCTAGGCAAGCCAGAGCTGGTGTCAAGGTTCCTGGCCGAGCTATCCACGTGGCGGGGAATCGAGGTTGTCGAGACGACGGTTGAGGACGAGATCTTAGCGTGCGAGCTGGCGGGGGCTAAGGGCTTGGACTTCGACGATGGCCTCGTCTACTACCTGGCGAAGCGGCTGAGGGTGCCGATCGTGAGCTACGACAGGGACTTCGATGGCCTCGACGTTGAGAGGCTGGAGCCCGGCGAGGCGTTGCGGAGGCTCGAGGAGCGGTAG
- a CDS encoding glycoside hydrolase family 38 C-terminal domain-containing protein — translation MGKPKVVLISHTHWDREWYYTFEKFRYRLAQCLDEVLRLLEDPSFHSFMLDGQVAPIDDYLELRPEMRKKVVEAVRRGRLLIGPWYVQPDELLVDEESLVRNLLYGKRRAAEYGGWTPIGYLPDTFGHTAQLPQILRGFGIDTFVFHRGLGPEFEEVGTPFIWAGPDGSEVIALFLLGGYCNLAWLPPDAEAAAAITVELYKRWEKHSRISSIPGMIGCDHHLPKSYLPSIARELAAKDLPVEVVQGTLLDVLAEARASANRLSRLGGELLSSHYHWVLYGVWSTRSYLKVANFECENLLLFYVEPLWALAWLLAGRYPEREIWAAWRYVLLCHPHDSICGCGVDGVHREVMSRLEKARELARELLECTGRGHGALDYFLAGRAGYRYEWHAMPLIASTVKLDFAGYDASYYIAFNTLPWRRKTVVKLRLKPYALAALSLDEMTRTAPGRVAEGVAELIKRGLVVRFDPRGIALRDSHGRVVPVQAKELDGGVVEAVWVDELPAAGFKAYAAQPVEPLQTDLRWGRAFIENLHLRVEFDLENGGAMRIVDKRSGEVYEGLAYLEDGGDIGDEYDYSPPERDRVVTSRGCRASFEVVEAGPVYVRARVSFGLRVPASASPNRRARSEEEVELPVELYATLYTELPRVDVEVRVENRARDHRLRIAFPTGVRAEKHAAKTHYMVIERPNKPPYYYVRGEGKIPLSTWPTRLWVDVSDGRRGLCVAAKGLHEYEVREGAGGCEIVYTLLRAVGWLSRNDLLTRPGHAGPEIPTPEAQCLGMQSFELTVIPHTGSWSDAGVHKAALEWAVPGLAHEDVPHPGELPPEFSLLEVEGDPLLFSTMKRSEDGRALVLRIYNPSPREVEARVAPRWKAMRAWRARLDETPIEALGAGEVKLRMGPYKVETLRLEPL, via the coding sequence GTGGGGAAGCCAAAGGTCGTTTTGATCTCGCACACGCACTGGGATCGCGAGTGGTACTACACGTTCGAGAAGTTCAGGTACAGGCTGGCCCAATGCCTCGATGAGGTGCTCCGCCTGCTCGAGGACCCCTCCTTCCACTCCTTCATGCTCGACGGCCAGGTGGCGCCGATCGACGACTACCTGGAGCTGAGGCCCGAGATGCGCAAAAAGGTGGTGGAGGCTGTGAGGAGGGGCCGCCTGTTGATCGGCCCATGGTACGTGCAGCCCGACGAGCTCCTCGTTGACGAGGAATCGCTCGTGAGGAACCTGCTCTACGGGAAACGGCGTGCGGCTGAGTACGGGGGTTGGACACCGATCGGCTACCTCCCCGACACCTTCGGCCACACAGCTCAGCTACCGCAGATCTTGAGGGGGTTCGGGATCGACACCTTCGTCTTCCACAGAGGCCTCGGCCCCGAGTTCGAGGAGGTGGGAACGCCCTTCATATGGGCGGGGCCGGACGGGAGCGAGGTTATAGCCCTCTTCCTTTTGGGCGGCTACTGCAACCTGGCTTGGCTGCCGCCCGACGCGGAGGCCGCGGCGGCTATCACTGTGGAGCTGTACAAGAGGTGGGAGAAGCACTCGAGGATCAGCTCGATCCCGGGGATGATCGGCTGCGACCACCACCTGCCGAAGAGCTACCTGCCGTCCATCGCGAGGGAACTGGCAGCGAAGGATCTACCCGTAGAGGTGGTTCAAGGAACCCTTCTGGACGTGCTCGCTGAAGCGAGGGCCTCAGCCAACCGCTTGAGCAGGTTGGGCGGGGAGCTGCTGAGCAGCCACTACCACTGGGTTCTCTACGGGGTTTGGTCGACGAGGAGCTACCTGAAAGTCGCGAACTTCGAGTGCGAGAACCTGCTGCTCTTCTACGTTGAGCCGCTCTGGGCGCTCGCCTGGCTCCTAGCTGGGCGCTACCCCGAGCGGGAGATCTGGGCGGCCTGGCGGTACGTGCTCCTCTGCCACCCGCACGACTCGATCTGCGGCTGCGGCGTGGATGGGGTGCACCGCGAGGTCATGTCGAGGCTGGAGAAGGCCAGGGAACTCGCGAGGGAGCTGCTCGAGTGCACGGGTAGGGGTCATGGAGCCCTCGACTACTTCCTCGCTGGGAGAGCTGGTTACAGGTACGAGTGGCACGCCATGCCCCTCATCGCTTCAACCGTGAAGCTCGATTTCGCCGGCTACGACGCATCGTACTATATCGCCTTCAACACCCTCCCGTGGAGGAGGAAGACCGTTGTCAAGCTGAGGCTGAAGCCCTACGCGCTGGCAGCTCTCTCCCTCGACGAGATGACGCGCACAGCGCCCGGGAGGGTGGCCGAAGGCGTCGCCGAGCTGATTAAGAGGGGCCTGGTGGTCAGGTTCGACCCCCGGGGCATCGCGTTGAGGGATTCGCACGGGAGAGTCGTCCCAGTGCAAGCGAAGGAGCTGGACGGCGGTGTTGTGGAGGCCGTGTGGGTCGACGAGCTACCGGCGGCAGGGTTCAAGGCGTACGCAGCCCAGCCCGTGGAGCCCCTGCAGACGGACCTGAGGTGGGGAAGAGCGTTCATCGAGAACCTTCACTTGAGGGTGGAGTTCGACCTAGAGAACGGCGGGGCGATGAGGATCGTAGACAAGCGGAGCGGGGAGGTGTACGAGGGCCTCGCCTACCTCGAGGATGGGGGCGACATCGGTGACGAGTACGACTACTCGCCGCCTGAGCGTGACAGAGTCGTGACGAGCAGGGGTTGCAGGGCGAGCTTCGAGGTCGTTGAAGCGGGTCCCGTGTACGTGCGCGCGAGAGTCAGCTTCGGCCTACGGGTCCCCGCCTCGGCGTCCCCCAACAGGAGGGCCAGGAGCGAGGAGGAGGTGGAGCTGCCCGTCGAGCTCTACGCGACCCTTTACACCGAGCTGCCACGCGTAGACGTGGAGGTTAGGGTCGAGAACCGGGCACGAGACCACAGGCTCCGCATCGCCTTCCCCACGGGCGTCAGAGCGGAGAAGCACGCGGCAAAGACCCACTACATGGTCATCGAGAGGCCCAATAAACCCCCGTACTACTACGTCAGAGGGGAGGGGAAGATCCCCCTCAGTACCTGGCCGACGAGGCTGTGGGTGGACGTGAGCGATGGCAGGAGGGGGCTCTGCGTCGCGGCGAAGGGCTTGCACGAGTACGAGGTTCGCGAGGGGGCCGGGGGCTGCGAGATCGTCTACACGCTCCTGAGAGCAGTCGGTTGGCTGTCGAGGAACGACTTGCTCACGAGGCCCGGTCACGCGGGCCCCGAGATCCCGACTCCGGAGGCGCAGTGCCTCGGAATGCAGAGCTTCGAGCTCACAGTCATACCTCACACCGGCTCCTGGAGCGATGCGGGCGTGCACAAGGCGGCGCTCGAGTGGGCCGTCCCCGGTTTAGCGCATGAAGACGTACCGCACCCGGGCGAGCTGCCACCGGAGTTCTCCCTGCTCGAAGTCGAGGGAGACCCCCTGCTGTTCTCCACCATGAAGCGGAGCGAGGACGGTAGAGCGCTAGTGCTCCGCATCTACAACCCTTCGCCGAGGGAGGTTGAAGCTAGGGTCGCCCCCCGTTGGAAGGCGATGAGGGCCTGGAGGGCTAGGCTCGATGAGACGCCCATCGAGGCGCTGGGGGCCGGCGAGGTAAAGCTGAGGATGGGACCCTACAAGGTGGAGACCCTGAGGCTAGAGCCCCTGTAG
- a CDS encoding DUF3782 domain-containing protein, with the protein MVETLKEELLRLLLEDRAFRLAVTGALGLAEAIDEIKKLRRDTARNTKAIRVLQEQVAEHSKAIRALQEQVAEHTKAIRALQEQVARNTEAIRALQEQVVEHTKILAEQTRAIRALQEQVAEHTKAIRALQEQAEHLSRSVEDLARTVAAVGARYGLLAEEAFREAMRGIVERLFGGKVERWIQFDEEGMVFGHPSVVEADLVVRDKEHVLIELKASASRSDVRELVYVGKLYEKVTGVKPRLALVSPHIDPRALELARKLGVEVYTGTTLER; encoded by the coding sequence ATGGTTGAGACGCTCAAGGAGGAGCTGCTGAGGCTGCTCCTGGAGGACAGGGCGTTCAGGCTAGCTGTCACCGGAGCCCTAGGTTTAGCGGAAGCTATCGATGAGATCAAGAAGCTCCGCAGGGATACGGCTAGAAACACGAAAGCGATCAGGGTTCTGCAGGAACAAGTTGCAGAACACTCGAAGGCCATAAGAGCGCTGCAGGAGCAAGTGGCCGAGCACACGAAAGCGATCAGGGCTCTGCAGGAGCAAGTGGCTAGGAACACTGAAGCCATCAGAGCTCTGCAGGAACAGGTAGTTGAGCACACGAAAATCTTGGCTGAGCAGACGAGAGCGATCAGAGCGCTGCAGGAGCAAGTGGCTGAGCACACGAAAGCGATCAGGGCTCTGCAGGAGCAAGCCGAACACTTGTCGAGATCCGTAGAGGATCTAGCTAGGACGGTCGCGGCGGTGGGCGCTCGTTACGGCTTGCTGGCTGAGGAGGCTTTCAGAGAGGCTATGCGGGGTATCGTAGAGAGGCTCTTCGGCGGGAAGGTGGAAAGGTGGATCCAGTTCGATGAAGAAGGAATGGTTTTCGGTCACCCCAGCGTCGTTGAGGCTGATCTCGTCGTGCGAGACAAGGAGCACGTGCTGATCGAGCTCAAAGCGAGCGCCTCGAGGAGCGATGTTCGCGAACTCGTATACGTTGGAAAGCTCTACGAGAAAGTAACTGGTGTAAAGCCACGGTTGGCACTCGTTTCACCCCACATCGATCCCCGGGCCCTCGAGCTCGCAAGAAAACTGGGTGTCGAGGTTTACACGGGAACTACCCTCGAGCGCTAG
- a CDS encoding lactate utilization protein: MEARKWYSRLQLERAAEALRRNGFDARIAGDVVEARSLVLSLIPEGATVGVGGSVTIRELGVIEELERRGNRVIHHWLQAPAEELMRLRRLELTADVFLASVNAVTIDGKLVSVDGMGNRVAATAFGPKRVVLVAGRNKLARNLEEALWRAKNVAAVLNSRRLGVRTPCAELGYCVDCDSPERICRAVLILERRPTGADYHVVLVNEDLGY; encoded by the coding sequence GTGGAGGCTAGGAAGTGGTACAGCAGGTTGCAGCTGGAGAGAGCTGCGGAAGCGTTGAGGAGGAACGGCTTCGACGCCCGCATCGCCGGCGACGTAGTGGAGGCGAGATCGCTCGTCCTATCGCTGATCCCGGAGGGGGCCACCGTTGGCGTTGGGGGGTCCGTCACGATCAGGGAGCTCGGAGTCATCGAGGAGCTGGAGCGGAGGGGTAACCGCGTGATCCACCACTGGCTTCAAGCACCGGCTGAGGAGCTGATGAGGTTGAGGAGGCTGGAGCTGACGGCGGACGTCTTCCTGGCGAGCGTGAACGCGGTGACGATCGACGGGAAGCTCGTGAGCGTCGACGGGATGGGAAACCGGGTTGCCGCGACAGCCTTCGGACCGAAGCGGGTGGTTCTCGTCGCGGGTAGGAACAAGCTGGCGAGAAACTTGGAGGAGGCTCTGTGGAGGGCGAAGAACGTCGCGGCCGTCCTGAACAGCAGGAGGCTGGGCGTGAGAACGCCCTGCGCGGAGCTGGGCTACTGCGTAGATTGCGACTCTCCGGAGAGGATCTGCAGGGCAGTGCTGATACTCGAGAGGAGGCCGACGGGGGCCGACTACCACGTGGTGCTCGTTAACGAGGATCTCGGTTACTAG